The Sulfurimonas aquatica genomic sequence AGAATCAACGCCTTCTTCTTGGATAGCCAGTTTCTTCTCTTTTTGTTTTAGCAACTCTTCTGTTGCAGTTTTAAGTGCACTTAGAGACTGTTTTTGTTCATCAATTCTTTCTAGTTCAACAAGAAGTTCACTTTTTCTTTCTTGAAATATCTCTGTACATTCAAACAATCTATCACTAGTATCAAGTGAAAATAGAAGTGAATAAAAGAGAGATAAAAGTAGTATAATTTTCATGAAGCTTCCTCTATATTTCTTTTATTATCATAAGTAATAAGTGCTATATCATCTAACTCTTTGGACTCTTTTACTTTTTGAAGTTTAATCATCATTTTTATCTCTTGAACGTCAAGATAGTTAAATTTTTCAAACTCAATCATATCTAACTTTAGTCTCTCTTTAGCAGCTCTAATCTCATTTTTAGCAAAATCAACCCACTCTTCATTATGCTTTATCAATGAACGCTGAGAATCTAAAAGGGTTCTTGATGATAAAAATTCTGATATTGTGCCAGATTTAGGAGTAT encodes the following:
- a CDS encoding flagellar export protein FliJ, which gives rise to MKTRYTSLVSVKKNIMQKSERVLESANNNLKNAQEALESSYTQLQNIHTPKSGTISEFLSSRTLLDSQRSLIKHNEEWVDFAKNEIRAAKERLKLDMIEFEKFNYLDVQEIKMMIKLQKVKESKELDDIALITYDNKRNIEEAS